In a single window of the Aminomonas paucivorans DSM 12260 genome:
- a CDS encoding L,D-transpeptidase has protein sequence MSLSRFALLLLVLGVLLPLGTAQAAPFVPGPEEYWIKVDKSRLRLYLFQGKDTLVKSYPVAVGRGVGDVKKDRLDLITPEGVFKVRRVLQDASQLVYDPAWFDEPGEPQKGVYGSKLISFYNPWQIAIHGTNSPRSVGRRATHGCIRMKNRDINTLVAYVKPGMKIWIVGKDGKAPPGGKTAPPGTPNLEPGVERDTL, from the coding sequence TTGTCCCTGTCCCGTTTTGCCCTGCTTCTCCTGGTCCTGGGAGTCCTCCTGCCTCTGGGAACGGCCCAGGCCGCCCCCTTCGTTCCCGGTCCGGAGGAGTACTGGATCAAGGTCGACAAATCCCGGCTTCGCCTCTACCTCTTCCAGGGGAAGGACACCCTGGTGAAGTCCTACCCCGTGGCAGTCGGCAGGGGGGTAGGAGACGTGAAGAAGGACCGCCTCGACCTCATCACCCCGGAAGGGGTCTTCAAGGTGCGGAGGGTCCTTCAGGATGCGTCCCAGCTGGTGTACGACCCGGCCTGGTTCGACGAACCTGGGGAACCCCAGAAAGGGGTCTACGGGAGCAAGCTGATCTCCTTCTACAACCCCTGGCAGATCGCCATCCACGGCACCAACAGCCCCCGGTCCGTGGGACGCCGGGCCACCCACGGGTGCATCCGCATGAAGAACCGGGACATCAACACCCTGGTGGCCTACGTGAAACCGGGCATGAAGATCTGGATCGTGGGCAAGGACGGAAAAGCTCCTCCGGGAGGGAAAACCGCCCCTCCGGGAACACCGAACCTGGAGCCGGGCGTGGAGCGGGACACCCTCTAG
- the hisS gene encoding histidine--tRNA ligase has protein sequence MESIKAPRGTRDILGDESWKWAYVLKVCRDVADCFGYREVHLPVFEHTELFCRGIGDTTDVVEKEMYTFEDRGGRSITLRPELTASMVRSYLEHDLRNQSQPAKLWSAGPMFRYERPQKGRYRQFWQVDVEALGAADPLVDVEVIGFSLELYRRLGLANLEVVVNSVGCPACRPVYRQALRGYLEPRLPHLCESCRSRYDRNPLRILDCKNPECKAQTEDAPEIEGSLCPECREHFAALLAGLDRLGAAVQRDKRLVRGLDYYTKTAYEILSGDLGAQNAVCGGGRYDNLAEAIGGPHVPGVGFASGIERIVLTMESQGRSFGEAPRLDAFVVAAEDEARGEASRLAHQLRAAGAAVDMDYAARSFKGQMKAAGQSGARYACILGGKELARGVVACKDLGTGEQEDLSREDLKSRFGRS, from the coding sequence ATGGAAAGCATCAAGGCGCCCCGGGGGACCCGGGACATCCTCGGCGACGAGTCCTGGAAGTGGGCCTACGTCCTGAAGGTCTGCCGGGACGTGGCGGACTGCTTCGGCTATCGGGAGGTCCACCTGCCCGTGTTCGAACACACGGAGCTGTTCTGTCGGGGCATCGGGGACACCACCGACGTGGTGGAGAAGGAGATGTACACCTTCGAGGACCGAGGAGGACGCAGCATCACCCTTCGTCCGGAACTCACCGCCTCCATGGTGCGCAGCTACCTGGAGCACGACCTGCGCAACCAGTCTCAACCCGCCAAGCTCTGGAGCGCCGGCCCCATGTTCCGCTACGAGCGCCCCCAGAAGGGGCGGTATCGCCAGTTCTGGCAGGTGGACGTGGAGGCCCTGGGGGCCGCCGATCCCCTGGTGGACGTGGAGGTGATCGGATTCTCCCTGGAGCTGTACCGCCGCCTCGGACTGGCGAATCTGGAGGTGGTGGTCAACTCCGTGGGGTGTCCGGCCTGCAGGCCCGTATACCGCCAGGCCCTGCGGGGCTACCTGGAACCTCGACTGCCCCATCTGTGCGAGAGCTGCCGGAGCCGGTACGACCGCAACCCCTTGCGCATCCTGGACTGCAAGAACCCGGAGTGCAAGGCCCAGACGGAGGACGCCCCGGAGATCGAGGGGTCCCTCTGCCCGGAATGTCGGGAGCACTTCGCCGCCCTGCTGGCGGGTCTGGATCGCCTGGGTGCGGCGGTGCAGCGGGACAAGCGTCTGGTCCGCGGCCTGGACTACTACACCAAGACGGCCTACGAGATCCTCTCCGGAGATCTGGGGGCCCAGAACGCGGTGTGTGGCGGGGGGCGCTACGACAACCTGGCGGAGGCCATCGGGGGTCCCCACGTCCCCGGGGTGGGCTTCGCTTCGGGGATCGAGCGCATCGTCCTCACCATGGAGAGCCAGGGCCGTTCCTTCGGGGAGGCCCCTAGGCTGGACGCCTTCGTGGTGGCGGCGGAGGACGAGGCTCGGGGGGAGGCGTCCCGGTTGGCCCACCAGCTCCGCGCTGCCGGTGCCGCGGTGGACATGGACTACGCCGCCCGGAGCTTCAAGGGCCAGATGAAGGCGGCGGGGCAGTCCGGGGCGCGGTATGCCTGCATCCTGGGAGGCAAGGAACTGGCTCGGGGTGTGGTGGCCTGCAAGGACCTGGGCACGGGGGAGCAGGAGGACCTGTCCCGGGAGGACCTGAAGTCCCGCTTCGGACGTTCCTGA
- a CDS encoding stage V sporulation protein S, with amino-acid sequence MEILKVSGNSQPKSVAGAIAAVLRESGSVEVQAVGAGAVNQAVKSIAIARGYVAPNGIDLICIPAFARIEIDQEERTAIRFLLEPR; translated from the coding sequence ATGGAAATTCTCAAGGTCTCGGGCAATTCCCAGCCAAAATCCGTTGCGGGAGCCATCGCTGCGGTGCTCCGGGAGTCGGGCTCCGTGGAGGTGCAGGCCGTGGGGGCCGGGGCGGTGAACCAGGCGGTGAAGTCCATCGCCATCGCCCGGGGCTACGTGGCCCCCAACGGGATCGACCTGATCTGCATCCCCGCCTTCGCCCGCATCGAGATCGACCAGGAGGAGCGCACGGCCATCCGGTTTCTCCTGGAGCCTCGCTGA